One part of the Magallana gigas chromosome 5, xbMagGiga1.1, whole genome shotgun sequence genome encodes these proteins:
- the LOC105323254 gene encoding SWI/SNF complex subunit SMARCC2 isoform X4, with the protein MALTKKKDGSPNVKFFETVETIAQFDSVRTWLNKNYKKYMQADPPTNKNLASLVCQLLQFMEDAFGKHVSNPALTKLPIRCFLDFKPGGALCHILAAVYKFKSDQGWRRFDFQSPSRMDRNVEMFLQIEKTLVQNKCLILPTIYIMTDMDKVLLPKLKDIIKRHQGNITEDDEEATHIVHVLPTHPPTEEEFIRPVMKRDRNAMIHWWYTPDSYDVWVPDVSPDLEIDTPQHGGALEVTAKWLLDMEEYNEWMNEEDYLIEDEYETRKNKRPKNKVTVEEFIANQESDKREKRDKKSKRKRSPSPTPAPSSEKKKRKSTRTPGGPGNSKKRLNKEDTDDDLTRDMEDPLPETNIQEVQLSKQSSSNRSNKDSENQPIKGGTIIDMDEEATDKLIGEDRGDEEGADDDSKREKEDEDNVTEQTHHIIIPSYSAWFDYNAIHSIERRALPEFFNGKNKSKTPEIYLAYRNFMLDTYRLNPTEYLTSTACRRNLAGDVCAIMRVHAFLEQWGLINYQVDVDNRATAMGPPPTSHFHIMADTPSGLQPVNPPKVNQPSAAKQIVSFDDKDKERDTSEGRELSDFSLRMDIYAKKALKDKGAATRSREWTDQETLLLLEGLEMYKDDWNKVSEHVGSRTQDECILHFLRLPIEDPFLEESDFGHAGPLAYQPIPFSQTGNPIMSTVAFLASVVDPRVASAAAKSALEEFSKMKDEVPPALTDAHVKMVEDANKEGKSLDAEFGLEKSGIAGTVPEKEEEEAVKEEEEKKEEEEKTEEKKEEDKEEKKEEAMETDAQDNEEKKEEEKPEKENEEEKAESKTESETKEETEEKKPEEEKETEEQIQEKVSKAVAKIPIKPDGNVATAAAAALASAAVKAKHLAAVEERKIKSLVALLVETQMKKLEIKLRHFEELEAIMDRERDALEYQRQQLLQERQQFHMEQIKAAEHRARQIAMQQMVTEQRQQNIGAGDQASGPGGPVMTANPSLAAAVGQSYPLSGSPMPPQGPQATQGSPAPPPPASQPPAAQPVTGTAEGDLSTPASSNDVQAEPMSTDPPQTTVHPPQNMMGTSPVS; encoded by the exons ATGGCGTTGACCAAAAAGAAAGACGGTTCGCCAAATGTTAAATTCTTCGAAACTGTTGAAACAATCGCACAATTTGACTCCGTGAGAACATGGCTGAACAAAAACTACAAAAAG TACATGCAAGCAGACCCTCCCACGAACAAGAACCTTGCAAGTCTGGTGTGTCAGCTGCTTCAGTTCATGGAAGATGCGTTCGGGAAACACGTCAGCAACCCAGCGCTTACAAAGCTCCCT ATAAGATGTTTCCTGGACTTTAAGCCTGGTGGTGCATTATGCCATATCTTGGCCGCTGTCTACAAATTCAAGAGTGACCAGGGGTG GAGAAGGTTTGACTTTCAGTCCCCATCAAGAATGGACAGGAATGTAGAAATGTTCCTGCAGATCGAGAAAACCCTTGTCCAGAACAAATGTCTGATCCTGCCCACCATTTATATTATGACTGACATGGACAAGGTTCTTCTACCAAAACTGAAAGACATCATCAAACGTCACCAGGGAAACATAACAGAGGATGACGAGGAGGCGACACACATTGTCCACGTCCTGCCCACACACCCACCCACAGAAG agGAGTTTATTCGTCCTGTGATGAAGCGTGACCGTAACGCGATGATTCATTGGTGGTACACCCCAGACAGTTACGACGTGTGGGTTCCAGACGTGTCCCCTGACCTGGAAATCGACACCCCTCAGCACGGCGGGGCCCTGGAG GTGACCGCGAAGTGGCTGCTGGACATGGAGGAGTACAACGAGTGGATGAATGAGGAGGACTACCTCATCGAGGATGAG tATGAAACAAGAAAAAACAAACGTCCAAAGAACAAAGTAACTGTGGAAGAG TTTATAGCCAACCAGGAAAGTGACAAGAGGGAGAAACGAGACAAAAAGAGCAAACGGAAAAGATCCCCCTCCCCCACACCCGCCCCATCCTcggagaaaaagaaaagaaagag cACGAGGACTCCAGGAGGACCTGGGAACTCTAAGAAGAGGCTAAACAAGGAGGACACTGATGATGATCTGACCCGGGACATGGAAGATCCCCTCCCAGAGACCAACATACAGGAGGTCCAACTCTCAAAGCAGT CAAGCAGTAACCGTAGTAACAAGGACAGTGAGAACCAGCCAATCAAAGGAGGAACGATCATAGACATGGATGAGGAGGCCACCGACAAG CTGATTGGTGAGGATAGAGGGGATGAGGAAGGAGCAGACGATGACTCCAAGCGAGAGAAAGAGGATGAGGACAACGTGACTGAGCAGACCCATCACATCATCATACCCAGCTACTCGGCCTGGTTCGACTACAATGCCATTCACTCCATTGAGAGGCGGGCCCTTCCGGAATTCTTCAATGGAAAGAACAAGTCGAAAACGCCAGAGAT ATACCTGGCCTACAGGAACTTTATGCTGGACACATACAGACTAAACCCCACAGAGTACTTGACAAGCACCGCCTGCAGAAGAAACTTGGCCGGGGATGTGTGTGCCATAATGAG AGTCCATGCTTTCCTGGAGCAGTGGGGCCTGATTAACTATCAGGTGGATGTGGACAACAGAGCCACCGCCATGGGCCCCCCACCCACCTCTCACTTCCACATCATGGCTGACACACCCTCAGGACTTCAACCCGTCAATCCACCAAAAGTCAACCAG CCCTCAGCAGCAAAACAGATTGTTAGCTTTGATGACAAGGACAAAGAGAGGGACACAAGCGAGGGCCGGGAGCTCTCTGACTTCAGTCTACGCATGGATATATACGCCAAGAAAGCACTAAAA GACAAGGGAGCAGCCACCCGTTCTCGGGAATGGACCGACCAGGAGACCCTGCTTCTGCTGGAGGGACTGGAGATGTACAAAGACGACTGGAACAAAGTCAGTGAACATGTTGGCAGTCGAACCCAGGACGAGTGTATCCTTCACTTCCTCCGCTTGCCCATTGAGGACCCATTCCTGGAGGAGAGTGACTTCGGCCATGCAG gACCCCTGGCGTACCAACCCATCCCCTTCTCCCAGACAGGAAACCCCATCATGTCCACTGTGGCATTCCTGGCCTCTGTCGTTGATCCAAGAGTCGCCAGTGCAGCAGCTAAATCAGCTCTGG AGGAGTTTTCAAAGATGAAGGACGAGGTACCCCCTGCCCTTACTGATGCTCATGTCAAAATGGTGGAGGATGCAAACAAAGAGGGCAAGTCTCTGGACGCTGAGTTTGGTCTCGAGAAGAGTGGCATTGCAGGAACTGTCCCCGAGAAAGAGGAAG aagAGGCAGTGAAAGAAGAGGAGgaaaagaaagaagaagaagaaaagacAGAGGAAAAGAAGGAGGAGGACAAGGAAGAAAAG AAAGAGGAAGCCATGGAAACAGATGCCCAGGACAATGAAGAAAAGAAAGAGGAGGAGAAACCAgagaaagaaaatgaagaaGAAAAGGCAGAG AGTAAGACAGAGTCTGAGACCAAAGAGGAAACAGAGGAGAAGAAACCAGAGGAAGAGAAAGAGACAGAGGAACAAATCCAGGAGAAAGTCAGCAAGGCAGTGGCCAAGATCCCCATCAAGCCAGACGGCAATGTGGCAACGGCTGCTGCCGCAGCATTAGCGTCAGCTGCCGTGAAGGCCAAG CACTTAGCAGCTGTCGAGGAGAGGAAGATAAAGAGTTTAGTGGCATTGCTGGttgagacacaaatgaagaaaCTGGAGATTAAGTTACGTCACTTTGAAGAGCTTGAAGCCATCATGGACAGGGAAAGAGATGCA TTGGAGTACCAAAGACAGCAACTTCTACAAGAGAGGCAGCAGTTCCACATGGAGCAGATAAAGGCTGCAGAACACCGAGCCAGACAAATAGCCATGCAGCAAATGGTGACCGAGCAGAGACAGCAGAATATTGGGGCAGGGGACCAAG CCTCAGGACCTGGAGGCCCAGTAATGACAGCTAACCCCAGTTTGGCAGCAGCTGTAGGACAGAGCTACCCCCTGTCTGGCTCCCCAATGCCCCCTCAGGGACCCCAGGCCACCCAGGGCTCTCCTGCCCCTCCCCCACCAGCCTCACAGCCCCCGGCTGCCCAGCCGGTCACTGGCACAGCAGAGGGGGACCTCTCAA CACCAGCCTCATCCAATGATGTCCAGGCCGAGCCTATGAGTACTGACCCTCCCCAGACCACTGTCCACCCCCCACAGAACATGATGGGCACCAGTCCTGTCTCCTAA